The following is a genomic window from Chania multitudinisentens RB-25.
CCAGGCTGGCGGCAACGGTCAGAATAATCAGGGTGGGGATAAAACTCATGACGCCTTTGGCGATCAAAGCCCCGGCCAACAACAACAGGCTGTCACCGGGCAAAAAGGAAGCAGGCAGCAATCCATTTTCCAAAAACAGGGTGGTGAAAAGAACCAGATAAACCACCCAAACGACGCTGGGATCGGCAAGAGCAATAAAATCCTGCGTCCAAAGCGCTTGAACGATCTCTTTCAATACATCCATTTTTTGTCCTGTGATGCTGGCAGGCTAGCGTATTCTTAACCGTACTCAAAAGTGTTGTGCTAAGTGTAACGCTCTTGGCTGAAGTGGGCATCAGATAGAATGTAGAAATATGTTGATCGAGGAGGAAACCCAGAAAAACAGAGCGGCAGAGTCGCCGCCCGATATTTCACGATGCGATACGTTTAAAACCCGCGGCCAGATCGTCGATCAGATCTTGAACGTTTTCCAGCCCGATGTGCAGGCGCACTAAGGTACCAGAAAAATCAACTCCCCCAGCCGGGCGGATCGCCTCCAGTTCTTCCGGTTGATTGGCCAGGATCAGCGACTCATAACCTCCCCAGGAATAGGCCATGCTGAAGTGGTTGAAATGGTCGAGGTAGTGCGCCAACTGTGCGTCACTCAGCCGCTGTTTCAGAACAAAGGAGAACAGGCCATTGCAACCGCTGAAATCGCGGCGGTAAAATTCGTGGCCTTTACAGCTGGGTAAGGCCGGGTGATTAACCACCGCTACTTCCGGCCGCTGCGCCAGCCATTGTGCCACGGCAAGGCTGTTTTGCTCATGCTGTTTCAGCCGCACACCTAATGTACGCAGGCCGCGGCTGGCCATGTAAGCGGTATCGGCGTCAACCATCTGGCCCATCAGGTAAGAATATTCACGTAACTGCTCCCAGCAGCGGGCGTTAGCTACCGCGGTGCCGAGCATATAGTCGGAATGGCCGATAATGTACTTAGTACCAGCCTGAATCGAAATATCGATATCAAAATCCAGAGCCTTGAACAGCACACCGGCTGCCCAGGTGTTGTCGATCATGATGACAATCTCTGGATTAACGGCGCGTATGGCGTTGACGATGGCGGGAATATCCTGCACTTCCATGGTAATGGAACCGGGTGACTCAAGAAATACGACACGCGTGTTGCTCTGGATCAACGTTGCGATCCCGGCACCGATCAGCGGATCAAAATAGGTGGTGGCTACATTCATGCGGCCAAGGATATGGGTACAGAAATCCTGCGTGGGTTCATAGGCTGAACCGGTCACCAGCACATGATCGCCTGCGCTGACGAAAGATAAGATGGCATTCGAGACCGCAGCGGCTCCGCACGGATACAGCACGCAACCGGCTCCCCCTTCCAGTTCGGTCATGGCGTCCTGAAAGGCAAAATGGGTGAGTGTGCCACGGCGGCCATAGAACAGTTCTCCTTGGGCGCGTTTGGCAGTGGCCTGCTTTTTGGCGGCAACGGATTCAAATACTAATGAAGAAGCGCGTTGAGTCACCGGATTGACGGAACCCTGCGTGTAGCGTTTGCTGCGCCCGGCCACGATCAGCGCGGTTTCGATATTTTTTGACGTCATGCTTGGTTTCCCTTTACCTTGCTTCACCATGATGCACTTACGTTAACATGGCGCTTAATAGCCATCCAGACGTTTTAACTGCTATGTAAAGAAATGGCGATTATCGCTGCCGGGAGCCATTGTGGTACGGCATCCTTTTACGTTTGCGCGATTAAGAAGCCGAGTATATTGAGTAAATAATAATGATAACTACTATCAATCCCTGATTGGTTTGATATGATCGCACGCTGAATTCTTCCGTAAATGTTGATATGGGTGGAGGCACAGCGTGAAAACGGCTGTCAAAACGATGAATCAAGCGGCCTGTGGCGCAGACCGCGGGCAATGGAGTGCGCTGGGGCGCAATGTGATCGCTTCACTGGTATTGGTGGTAGGGCTGGCTGGTACAGTACAGGCCGCTCCTGCCAATACGCCGGCAATCACTGAAAGCGTGGCCGCAGCAGTAGCCCCAGCGGTGACTGCCGCTGAGAGCATGATGCCAGTGAATCCGGCACCCACAATCCAACCGCCAGACACCCGCGGCATGGATCTCTCCGTCTGGGGGATGTACCAACATGCGGATGTGGTCGTCAAAACCGTGATGATCGGTCTGGTACTGGCCTCCATTGTGACCTGGACTATTCTGTTTGCCAAAGGCAGTGAACTGATTCGCTCTAAGCGCCGTCTGCGCCGAGAGGAACAGGCGTTGGCCGATGTTCGCTCTTTGGATGATGCCTCTGAGTTGGCGCAAAATTTCACCGAGGAAAGCATCAGTGCGGTGCTACTGCGCGATGCACAGGATGAACTGGAGCTATCGGCGGCCTCTAACGATAATAATGGCATTAAAGAACGTACCGCTTTTCGCCTTGAACGCCGCGTTGCGGCCTATGGGCGCCAACTGGGGCGGGGTAATGGTTTCCTGGCGACCATTGGTGCTATTTCACCGTTTGTCGGCCTGTTTGGTACCGTATGGGGCATCATGAACAGCTTTATCGGCATCGCTCAATCGCAAACCACCAATCTGGCGGTGGTAGCGCCGGGGATTGCAGAAGCGCTGCTGGCAACCGCACTTGGCCTGGTTGCGGCGATTCCGGCGGTGGTGATTTACAACATCTTTGCCCGAGTGATCGGCAGCCACCGCGCCCAGGTGGGTGATGTGGCGGCGCAGGTGCTGCTGTTGCTGAGCCGTGATCTGGATCTGGCTGCCACGGCCGAGCTCAAACGTTCGCAGCATACACACCAACTGCGAGTGGGGTGAGTGATGGCTATGCGCTTAAATGAAGACCTGGGCGACAGCGGTGAACTGCACGAAATCAACGTGACGCCCTTTATTGATGTCATGCTGGTGCTGTTGATCATCTTTATGGTGGCCGCACCGCTGGCGACGGTCGATATTCGTGTTGATCTGCCTGCTTCTTCCGCCAAGCCGCAGCCGCGCCCGGAAAAACCGGTATTCCTGTCGGTGAAGGCCGATAAACAGCTGTACGTGGGGGATGAGCCAGTGATGGCCGAACAACTGACCTCCGTATTGGATCAGCGCACGCAGGCAAATAAAGAAACCACTATCTTCTTTCAGGCGGATAAAACCGTTGATTATGAGACCCTGATGAGCGTCATGGATACGCTGCGGCAGTCCGGTTATCTGAAAGTAGGGCTGGTGGGGATGGAAGGCGCAGCGCGCTAGCAGCGGGAAGTATTTCTTTAAGCGTATTCATTTCAATAACAGCAAGTTGCCTCCAAATGGGCTTCACCGGTGTGAAGCTCTGATTTTTCTCCAGCCCCTCTAACTATTGCAACAATCCACCCTGCCAAAAAATTGACATGCGCAAAGGCCGAGATTCAATTTAATAATCAATTGCAAAGCAATAACAACGAATTATCGTCGAATCCGGCATTGGATTGAAATACCATTTCAGATTTTTAACCCACCTTGGGCAGGCTGCCATCTTTTTGTCACATATCATCTCTAGTTTACCTGTCGATATGTTACCAATTAATACAAAAACGATATGCCCACCATCTTTCAAAGTGCAGAGGTACTGGCTGTGCTCACCTAACTGCACCTTGAAATCCACAGGGTATCAATTGACCGTTAAATAGGGAGATGAGATGAAACGCAATATGCTCTGCCTGCTGATCCTTGGATTGGTTTTTGCTGTAACGGCGTGTAATGACAGTGATTCTGTCGCCAGTGGTGAATCTCCACCACCAGTGCCAACCCCTACTAAAAACGTGCTGTTTTTTCTGGGGGATGGTATGGGAATTGCCACACTGACGGCGGCCCGTATTTACAGTGTTGGAGAGGATGGCGATTTGACGATCGATACCTTGCCGGAAACGGCATTTGTCCATACCTATTCAAATGATGCGCAGGTTACCGACAGTGCGCCTTCCATGTCGGCGTATATGACAGGGCTCAAGTCAAATAACGAAGTGATCTCGATGTCTGCCGATACCCAGGCAACCGATACGCTGGGTAAACCTTATCAACTCAACTTTGACAGCACTTGCCCGCCTGATAACGGCCATGCGGTTGATACGCTGTTGGAAAAAATGAAAGCCGCAAACTATGGCACTGGCATAGTGACCACCACTCGGGTGACACATGCCACACCGGCGGCAACCTATGCGCATATCTGCCATCGCGATGCGGAAAACACTATTGCTGCCGCGCTGGTGCCAGGCGGGCAGGGGTTTAATGCCAAACTGGGCGACGGCGTTGATGTGATCCTGGGGGGGGGGAGCCACTATTTCACCCCAGCGGCAGCGGGGGGCACCCGTGGCGACCAGCGTAATCTTATCGCTGAATTACAGGCAGCTAAATATCACTATGCGACAAATAAGCAGCAGTTCGACCAGCTCCCGACCGATGGTAGCAAGCTCATCGCACTGTTCACCCCCAATCATATGTCTTATGACCTGGATCGTGATCCAGAGCAGGAGCCCAGCCTGGCGGAAATGACCGAAAAGGCCATCGACGCGCTGGCTGCTAAAGATAAGGGCTTTTTCCTGATGGTGGAAGGTGGTCGCATCGATCATGCCCTGCATGCGACCAATGCCCGCCGAGCGTTACAGGATACGGTCGCGTTCGATGACGCGATAAAAGTGGCATTGGACAAGATGCAGCAGCTTGATCCCGGTTTGCAAAATACCCTGATTGTGGTGACGGCTGACCACGATCACACGCTGCAAATGAACGGTTACTCACAGCGTACCGGTAAAACGCAAGAGGGCAACCCTGGCGTTTTAGGGATAGTGAAAAGCTATGTCAACGGTGCGAACTCAACGGATGTGGAGGGTAACCCTTATACCATCATCGGTTTCGGCAATGGCCCTGGCCACCTGGCCACCCGTGGGCCAATCGATGAAAACGCCCTGGAAAGTGCCGATTTTCTACAAGAGTCGGTGATCCCGTTGAAAACAGAAACTCATGGTGGTGGTGATGTTTTCCTCGCTGCCCAAGGGTTGGGAGCTGAGCAGTTTAGCGGAACGCTGAATAACGATCGGGTGTTCGATCTGATTAAACAGGCGATTGATTTGCAGTGAACATCATGCTGACGCGTAAAACATCAATATCACTTTCAGGAATGAGCAAAATCATGAAGAAAAAACACTCTGTTAGCACGATGAATAGCTGCTTGTGGTTCCTGTTATCGCTGGCCTGTGGGAGTACCTACGCCGCGAACGAAGCCAAAAACGTGATCTTTTTCCTGGGCGACGGCATGGGGCCGGTGACCGTAACGGCGGCTCGTATCTATAAAGGAGAGAAACAGCTGGCGGCTGAACCGGGTTCGCTGAGCAGCAGTGAACGGGCAGAACTGACCATGCAGTCTTTCCGCAATGCAGCGCGTATCAAAACCTTTTCCAATGATGCCCAAACCACCGATAGTGCCCCGTCGATGGCGGCTTATATGACCGGCGTGAAGGCAAACAATGAGGTGATCTCGATGTCCGCCGATACGCAGGCCTATACCACCACGGGTGAGCAATATATCTCGGGTGAAGACAGCACCTGCGCGCCGGATAATGGTCAGCGGGCCAAGACGTTGTTGGAACTCTCCAAGGCGGCAGGGCGTTCGGTGGGGGCGGTATCGACCACGCGGGTTGGGCATGCAACGCCTGCGGCAACCTATGCGCATATCTGTAACCGCAATGGTTACAACACCATCGCTGAGCAGTCGGTGCCGGGCAACGCCAACTACAACAGCGAGTTGGGGGACGGCTTAGATGTGCTGATGGGCGGCGGGCAACGCAATTACCTGCCGAAATCGGTCAACCCCAGCAGCAAACGCAGCGACAACCAGAACCTGGTGAGCGCCATGGAGAGCGTGGGATATACCTATGTCGACAACGGCACTCAATTGCGCAATCTGGATACCGGTTCCGTCAATAAACTGCTTGGGCTGTTCGCTCAAAGTGAAATGGCTTACGAACTGGATCGGGTGAATCAGAATCTGGATCAGCCAAGCCTGGCTGAAATGGCCGAGAAAGCGTTAGAAGTGCTTAGCCGCAATGACAACGGATTTTTTCTGATGGTGGAAGGTGGGCGTATCGATCATGCTCTGCACGGCAGCAATGCCAAACGCGCCCTGGAAGATACTCTGGCGATGGATGCCGCCATTCAAAGCGTGCTGACGTTTATGGAGGCCAAAGATCCTGGCTTGAAGAATACGCTGATCGTAGTCACGGCTGACCATGATCACTCTATTGCCTTCAATGGTTACGGCAAGCTGGGTAACCCGATCCTGGGTAAGGTTTATGATTACCAGAACGGTGAACTGGCTAAAGCCGCCGACGGTAAACCTTACACGGCCTTGGTCTTCGGCAACGGCGGGCGCCCTAACGCCAGCGCCAGCAGCCAGATCAACGTGGAAGATAATAATGCTGCTTGGGTGGCACCGGCGCGTGGCGCAGAGCGCGAGGATCTGACCGATGTGGATACCACGCAGGATAACTTCTTGCAGGAGGTGGGGATCAATCTGGGGACGCCGGGTTCAGAAACCCATGCTGGGGGAGATGTAATGCTGTATGCCGGCGGTGCGGGTTCCCAGATCTTTAGAGGCACGATGGACAACACCAAAGTCTTTTTCAAAGTGAAAGAGGCGGCGGGTTTATGATCCACATGCGGGGAATCTTCAGCTTGGCGTTGCTGGTGGCGGTTGTTCTGCCGTTGGGGGCTGCCACTGTGCAGCAGAAAGAGCAGCCGGCGACTGCGCCGGCGGTCAATTTGCGGCTGAGCTATGAAAACCGGGCGATAGGGCACGATGGCATCATACGGGATAGCCGCTATACCGACTTGATGTACCGCCGCCCCGGTTTGGTTTGGATCGAGCGCGAATTACCGGCCGGTGTGCGTGAAAGCCAGGAACATGGGCACGAACAGGCTTCTCCCCATGCAGGCCATGCGCATGCTGAAGCACAGGGCGCACCATTGCTGATACAGCGTGATGCTGGCACAGGGAAAGTGGCCGTGCAGGTGGTATTACATAATCTGCGCCGGGTTATTGATGTGGAGCTTGCGCATTATGGCAATGTGGGGTACGGCGGTTCCTGGCCCGCGGCGTACTGGCTGCTTGAGCCAGCGGCGCTAAGCCGTATGGAAAAGCAGGGGCCTGTACAAGAGGGGATACAGCACTATCTGCTGCAACAAGGGGAGAGAACGACAACGGTGGCCTGGGATGTGGCCGGTCAATATGCCCGCAGTATTGAGCAACGCGACAGCCATGGCACCTCGATTCAACG
Proteins encoded in this region:
- the exbD gene encoding TonB system transport protein ExbD, encoding MAMRLNEDLGDSGELHEINVTPFIDVMLVLLIIFMVAAPLATVDIRVDLPASSAKPQPRPEKPVFLSVKADKQLYVGDEPVMAEQLTSVLDQRTQANKETTIFFQADKTVDYETLMSVMDTLRQSGYLKVGLVGMEGAAR
- a CDS encoding alkaline phosphatase, with translation MKKKHSVSTMNSCLWFLLSLACGSTYAANEAKNVIFFLGDGMGPVTVTAARIYKGEKQLAAEPGSLSSSERAELTMQSFRNAARIKTFSNDAQTTDSAPSMAAYMTGVKANNEVISMSADTQAYTTTGEQYISGEDSTCAPDNGQRAKTLLELSKAAGRSVGAVSTTRVGHATPAATYAHICNRNGYNTIAEQSVPGNANYNSELGDGLDVLMGGGQRNYLPKSVNPSSKRSDNQNLVSAMESVGYTYVDNGTQLRNLDTGSVNKLLGLFAQSEMAYELDRVNQNLDQPSLAEMAEKALEVLSRNDNGFFLMVEGGRIDHALHGSNAKRALEDTLAMDAAIQSVLTFMEAKDPGLKNTLIVVTADHDHSIAFNGYGKLGNPILGKVYDYQNGELAKAADGKPYTALVFGNGGRPNASASSQINVEDNNAAWVAPARGAEREDLTDVDTTQDNFLQEVGINLGTPGSETHAGGDVMLYAGGAGSQIFRGTMDNTKVFFKVKEAAGL
- the metC gene encoding cystathionine beta-lyase, with protein sequence MTSKNIETALIVAGRSKRYTQGSVNPVTQRASSLVFESVAAKKQATAKRAQGELFYGRRGTLTHFAFQDAMTELEGGAGCVLYPCGAAAVSNAILSFVSAGDHVLVTGSAYEPTQDFCTHILGRMNVATTYFDPLIGAGIATLIQSNTRVVFLESPGSITMEVQDIPAIVNAIRAVNPEIVIMIDNTWAAGVLFKALDFDIDISIQAGTKYIIGHSDYMLGTAVANARCWEQLREYSYLMGQMVDADTAYMASRGLRTLGVRLKQHEQNSLAVAQWLAQRPEVAVVNHPALPSCKGHEFYRRDFSGCNGLFSFVLKQRLSDAQLAHYLDHFNHFSMAYSWGGYESLILANQPEELEAIRPAGGVDFSGTLVRLHIGLENVQDLIDDLAAGFKRIAS
- the exbB gene encoding tol-pal system-associated acyl-CoA thioesterase yields the protein MKTAVKTMNQAACGADRGQWSALGRNVIASLVLVVGLAGTVQAAPANTPAITESVAAAVAPAVTAAESMMPVNPAPTIQPPDTRGMDLSVWGMYQHADVVVKTVMIGLVLASIVTWTILFAKGSELIRSKRRLRREEQALADVRSLDDASELAQNFTEESISAVLLRDAQDELELSAASNDNNGIKERTAFRLERRVAAYGRQLGRGNGFLATIGAISPFVGLFGTVWGIMNSFIGIAQSQTTNLAVVAPGIAEALLATALGLVAAIPAVVIYNIFARVIGSHRAQVGDVAAQVLLLLSRDLDLAATAELKRSQHTHQLRVG
- a CDS encoding alkaline phosphatase: MKRNMLCLLILGLVFAVTACNDSDSVASGESPPPVPTPTKNVLFFLGDGMGIATLTAARIYSVGEDGDLTIDTLPETAFVHTYSNDAQVTDSAPSMSAYMTGLKSNNEVISMSADTQATDTLGKPYQLNFDSTCPPDNGHAVDTLLEKMKAANYGTGIVTTTRVTHATPAATYAHICHRDAENTIAAALVPGGQGFNAKLGDGVDVILGGGSHYFTPAAAGGTRGDQRNLIAELQAAKYHYATNKQQFDQLPTDGSKLIALFTPNHMSYDLDRDPEQEPSLAEMTEKAIDALAAKDKGFFLMVEGGRIDHALHATNARRALQDTVAFDDAIKVALDKMQQLDPGLQNTLIVVTADHDHTLQMNGYSQRTGKTQEGNPGVLGIVKSYVNGANSTDVEGNPYTIIGFGNGPGHLATRGPIDENALESADFLQESVIPLKTETHGGGDVFLAAQGLGAEQFSGTLNNDRVFDLIKQAIDLQ